A region from the Cryptosporangium minutisporangium genome encodes:
- the rplR gene encoding 50S ribosomal protein L18 encodes MAASLLQRKSGAGVSAVRRVGKARRHFRLRKKVVGTETRPRLVVTRSTRHIYAQVIDDTAGRTVASASTLDASIRGGDGDKSALARKVGALVAERAKAAGVDAVVFDRGGNKYHGRIAALADAAREGGLEF; translated from the coding sequence ATGGCTGCGTCTCTGCTTCAGCGCAAGTCCGGGGCCGGCGTCTCCGCCGTCCGCCGGGTGGGCAAGGCGCGTCGCCACTTCCGCCTGCGGAAGAAGGTCGTCGGCACCGAGACCCGTCCGCGGCTCGTCGTGACCCGCTCCACCCGGCACATCTACGCCCAGGTCATCGACGACACGGCCGGCCGCACGGTCGCCTCTGCGTCGACCCTGGACGCGTCGATCCGCGGTGGCGACGGCGACAAGTCGGCTCTGGCCCGCAAGGTCGGCGCGCTGGTCGCCGAGCGTGCGAAGGCTGCGGGCGTCGACGCGGTCGTCTTCGACCGTGGCGGCAACAAGTACCACGGGCGGATCGCGGCTCTGGCCGACGCTGCTCGCGAAGGTGGGCTGGAGTTCTGA
- the rpsE gene encoding 30S ribosomal protein S5 — translation MPGQQRRGGGGGERRDRRDGGRGGAAPEKSPHIERVVAINRVAKVVKGGRRFSFTALVVVGDGDGTVGVGYGKAKEVPAAIAKGVEEAKKHFFKVPRIGSTIAHPVQGEEAAGVVLLKPASPGTGVIAGGPVRAVLECAGIHDILSKSLGSSNAINIVHATIAALKMIERPEAIAARRGLPLEDVAPRALLRARAGGE, via the coding sequence ATGCCTGGTCAGCAGCGCCGAGGCGGTGGAGGCGGCGAGCGCCGGGACCGCCGCGACGGCGGGCGGGGCGGAGCGGCCCCGGAGAAGTCGCCTCACATCGAGCGCGTCGTCGCCATCAACCGTGTGGCGAAGGTCGTCAAGGGTGGTCGTCGCTTCAGCTTCACCGCGCTGGTCGTGGTGGGCGACGGCGACGGCACCGTCGGTGTCGGCTACGGCAAGGCGAAGGAGGTGCCGGCCGCCATCGCCAAGGGCGTTGAGGAGGCCAAGAAGCACTTCTTCAAGGTGCCGCGGATCGGCTCGACCATCGCTCACCCGGTGCAGGGTGAGGAAGCGGCCGGCGTCGTCCTGCTGAAGCCCGCCAGCCCCGGTACCGGTGTCATCGCCGGTGGCCCGGTGCGCGCGGTGCTGGAGTGCGCCGGTATCCACGACATCCTGAGCAAGAGCCTCGGTTCGTCCAACGCGATCAACATCGTGCACGCCACGATCGCGGCGCTGAAGATGATCGAGCGTCCCGAGGCGATCGCGGCCCGCCGCGGCCTGCCCCTCGAGGACGTCGCGCCGCGCGCGCTGCTCCGTGCTCGGGCCGGAGGAGAGTGA
- the rpmD gene encoding 50S ribosomal protein L30 — protein MARLKVTQIRSVIGTKQNQRHTLRSLGLKRINDVVVKEDRPEMRGMVHTVRHLVSVEEVE, from the coding sequence ATGGCACGCCTCAAGGTCACCCAGATCCGGTCGGTGATCGGCACCAAGCAGAACCAGCGCCACACGCTGCGTTCGCTCGGGCTCAAGCGGATCAACGACGTCGTCGTGAAGGAAGACCGTCCCGAGATGCGCGGCATGGTGCACACCGTGCGGCACCTCGTGTCGGTCGAGGAGGTCGAGTAA
- the rplO gene encoding 50S ribosomal protein L15, with protein sequence MALKVHHLKPAPGAHTPKTRVGRGEGSKGKTAGRGTKGTKARYQVPARFEGGQMPIHMRLPKLKGFKNRFRVEYQVVNLDRLAELFPDGGEIGPEELALSGAVRPGRLVKILGDGDLGGVKLTASAHKFSATAKEKILAAGGSVNELGQ encoded by the coding sequence ATGGCCCTCAAGGTCCATCACCTGAAGCCGGCCCCTGGCGCCCACACCCCCAAGACCCGCGTGGGTCGGGGCGAGGGCTCCAAGGGTAAGACGGCTGGCCGCGGTACCAAGGGAACCAAGGCCCGTTACCAGGTTCCGGCTCGCTTCGAGGGTGGGCAGATGCCCATCCACATGCGACTGCCGAAGCTCAAGGGCTTCAAGAACCGGTTCCGGGTCGAGTACCAGGTCGTGAACTTGGACCGGCTCGCGGAGCTGTTCCCCGACGGCGGCGAGATCGGCCCGGAGGAGCTCGCGCTCTCCGGTGCGGTCCGCCCGGGGCGCCTCGTCAAGATCCTCGGTGACGGGGATCTGGGCGGCGTGAAGCTCACCGCGTCCGCGCACAAGTTCTCGGCCACCGCCAAGGAGAAGATCCTGGCGGCCGGCGGCTCGGTCAACGAGCTCGGCCAGTAA
- the secY gene encoding preprotein translocase subunit SecY, translated as MLAAFGRAFRTPDLRKKIFFTLFIIAIYRVGATLPSPGVSVTNINQCIDQLRTDGGSEVLTLLNLFSGGALLQLSVFALGIMPYITASIILQLLVVVIPRLEQLRKEGQAGQAKITQYTRYLTIGLAVLQSTGYIALARSGNLFQGCNLSIIPSNTAQPQWLTLTTLVLTMTAGTAVVMWLGELITDRGVGNGMSVLIFTSIAARMPYEGNNILETKGGLVFGIVLVIVLVVIGLVVFIEQAQRRIPVQYAKRMIGRRMYGGTSTYIPLKVNQAGVIPVIFASSLLYLPQLFSQLGDPENPGSVQRFVDKWITPADSWVHILMYFALIVFFTYFYVAITFNPTEVADNMRKFGGFVPGIRPGRPTAEYLGYILSRITLPGSLYLGIIAVLPNLFISLLDDSGNNTQNFPFGGTAVLIIVGVGLETVKQIESQLMQRNYEGFLR; from the coding sequence GTGCTCGCCGCCTTCGGTAGGGCGTTTCGTACGCCCGACCTGCGCAAGAAGATTTTCTTCACGCTGTTCATCATTGCGATCTATCGAGTGGGCGCCACGCTGCCGTCACCAGGCGTGTCGGTCACCAACATCAATCAGTGCATCGACCAGCTCCGCACCGACGGCGGCAGTGAGGTCTTGACGCTGCTGAACCTGTTCAGCGGAGGCGCGCTCCTCCAGCTGTCGGTGTTCGCGCTCGGGATCATGCCCTACATCACCGCCAGCATCATCCTGCAGCTACTCGTCGTGGTCATTCCACGGCTGGAGCAGCTGCGTAAGGAAGGCCAGGCGGGCCAGGCCAAGATCACGCAGTACACGCGTTATCTGACGATCGGCCTGGCGGTGCTGCAGTCGACCGGCTACATCGCGCTCGCCCGGAGCGGCAACCTGTTCCAGGGCTGCAACCTCTCGATCATCCCGAGCAACACCGCCCAGCCGCAGTGGCTCACGCTCACCACGCTGGTGCTGACCATGACCGCCGGTACGGCCGTCGTCATGTGGCTCGGCGAGCTGATCACCGACCGGGGCGTCGGCAACGGCATGTCGGTTCTGATCTTCACCTCGATCGCCGCGCGGATGCCCTACGAGGGCAACAACATCCTCGAGACCAAGGGTGGCCTGGTCTTCGGAATCGTGCTCGTGATCGTGCTCGTGGTCATCGGCCTGGTGGTCTTCATCGAGCAGGCGCAGCGGCGAATCCCGGTCCAGTACGCGAAGCGGATGATCGGCCGGCGGATGTACGGCGGGACGTCGACCTACATCCCGCTGAAGGTCAACCAGGCGGGTGTCATTCCGGTGATCTTCGCCTCATCGCTGCTCTACTTGCCGCAGCTGTTCAGTCAGCTGGGTGACCCGGAGAACCCCGGTTCGGTCCAGCGATTCGTGGACAAGTGGATCACTCCCGCCGATTCCTGGGTCCACATCCTCATGTATTTCGCCCTGATCGTCTTCTTCACGTACTTCTACGTGGCGATCACGTTCAACCCGACTGAGGTCGCGGACAACATGCGGAAGTTCGGTGGCTTCGTGCCGGGCATCCGGCCCGGTCGGCCCACGGCGGAGTACCTCGGCTACATTCTCAGCAGGATCACCCTGCCGGGGTCGCTCTACCTGGGTATCATCGCGGTTCTTCCGAACTTGTTCATCTCACTCCTGGATGACAGCGGCAACAACACGCAGAACTTCCCCTTCGGGGGTACGGCGGTACTGATCATCGTCGGCGTCGGTCTCGAGACCGTTAAACAGATCGAGAGCCAGCTCATGCAGCGCAACTACGAAGGTTTCCTCCGCTAG
- a CDS encoding adenylate kinase, which produces MRLVLVGPPGAGKGTQAEFIAAHLAAPKISTGDLFRYNVGQGTPLGVEAKKYMDSGQLVPDEITINMVRQRLAEPDAVDGFLLDGFPRNVPQAEVLDDMLKELGVKIDVVLELVVEDDEVIRRLSGRRTCRGCGKIWHVEFDPTTVPGVCDRCDGQLFQRDDDKPETIAKRLEVYHEQTEPLVDFYSAQGKLVGIDATGPVEDITDRAIDALAPFE; this is translated from the coding sequence GTGCGGCTGGTACTGGTCGGCCCCCCGGGTGCGGGCAAGGGGACTCAGGCCGAGTTCATCGCAGCTCATCTCGCTGCGCCCAAGATCTCCACCGGTGACCTCTTTCGCTACAACGTGGGTCAGGGGACGCCGCTGGGCGTCGAGGCGAAGAAGTACATGGACTCCGGTCAGCTCGTGCCCGACGAGATCACCATCAACATGGTGCGGCAGCGGCTCGCCGAGCCGGACGCGGTGGACGGGTTCCTGCTCGACGGGTTCCCGCGCAACGTCCCGCAGGCCGAGGTGCTGGACGACATGCTCAAGGAGTTGGGCGTCAAGATCGACGTCGTACTCGAACTCGTGGTCGAGGACGACGAGGTGATCCGGCGACTCTCCGGGCGACGGACCTGCCGGGGCTGCGGCAAGATCTGGCACGTCGAGTTCGACCCGACGACGGTCCCCGGCGTCTGTGACCGCTGCGACGGCCAGCTGTTCCAGCGGGACGACGACAAGCCGGAGACGATCGCTAAGCGCCTCGAGGTCTATCACGAGCAGACGGAGCCGCTCGTCGACTTCTACAGCGCTCAGGGCAAGCTGGTGGGGATCGACGCCACCGGGCCGGTCGAGGACATCACCGACCGCGCCATCGACGCGCTCGCCCCGTTCGAGTAG
- the map gene encoding type I methionyl aminopeptidase, producing the protein MFRTQEIQLKTPAEIRLMREAGLVVGKTLERLRAAVAPGVSTADLDAIAEDSIRSLGGIPSFKGYHGFPASICASVNDQVVHGIPRKSQVLEDGDLISIDCGAIVDGWHGDSAITVGVGRVDPAYLKMAQVCEDAMWAGFAAAKVGGRLTDISHAVETAVRAGGKYGIVKHYGGHGIGTEMHQDPHVLNYGKPGRGPKLRVGMALAIEPMITMADPDTVELEDQWTVVTVDGSRAAHTEHTFVLTEDGPWVLTALDGGVSRLGDAVTRQQSREENEIPRIG; encoded by the coding sequence GTGTTCAGGACGCAGGAAATCCAGCTCAAGACGCCCGCCGAGATCCGGTTGATGCGCGAGGCCGGCCTCGTGGTCGGGAAGACCCTCGAGCGGTTGCGCGCCGCGGTGGCGCCCGGCGTCTCGACGGCCGACCTCGACGCGATCGCCGAGGACTCGATCCGCTCGCTGGGCGGGATCCCGTCGTTCAAGGGTTACCACGGCTTCCCGGCCTCGATCTGCGCGTCGGTGAACGACCAGGTCGTGCACGGCATCCCGCGCAAGAGCCAGGTGCTGGAGGACGGCGACCTGATCTCGATCGACTGCGGCGCGATCGTCGACGGCTGGCACGGTGACTCGGCGATCACCGTCGGGGTGGGCAGGGTCGACCCGGCGTACCTGAAGATGGCGCAGGTGTGCGAGGACGCGATGTGGGCCGGGTTCGCGGCCGCGAAGGTCGGTGGCCGGCTGACCGACATCAGCCACGCGGTGGAGACCGCGGTCCGCGCAGGCGGCAAGTACGGCATCGTCAAGCACTACGGTGGCCACGGCATCGGCACCGAGATGCACCAGGACCCGCACGTGCTGAACTACGGCAAGCCCGGACGCGGTCCGAAGCTCCGCGTCGGGATGGCGCTGGCGATCGAACCGATGATCACGATGGCCGACCCGGACACGGTCGAGCTGGAGGACCAGTGGACGGTGGTCACCGTCGACGGCTCCCGGGCCGCGCACACCGAGCACACGTTCGTGTTGACCGAGGACGGCCCGTGGGTGCTGACCGCGCTGGACGGGGGCGTCTCCCGCCTCGGTGACGCGGTGACCCGCCAGCAGTCCCGCGAAGAGAACGAGATCCCTCGCATCGGGTAG
- a CDS encoding DUF1707 domain-containing protein produces the protein MSPSLPGVPEGRPPAVRVGDAERQAVVGRLKAALDEGRLDLHEFDERAAAAYAAKTDTDLAPLVADLPAQPSTAADRPTTTPRPKRLTGGETSWLRLAIILTGIWLITNVARGEATFYWPVFPIGIWGVVLLANRLTGRRD, from the coding sequence ATGTCCCCCTCATTACCCGGCGTTCCCGAGGGACGGCCGCCCGCTGTCCGGGTCGGGGACGCCGAGCGCCAGGCCGTCGTCGGCCGGCTCAAGGCCGCTCTCGACGAGGGACGGCTCGACCTCCACGAGTTCGACGAGCGCGCCGCAGCGGCGTACGCGGCGAAGACCGATACGGACCTCGCGCCGCTCGTCGCCGACCTGCCGGCGCAGCCGTCGACCGCGGCCGACAGACCGACCACCACCCCTCGGCCCAAGCGGCTCACCGGCGGTGAGACCAGCTGGCTCCGGCTCGCCATCATCCTGACCGGCATCTGGCTGATCACCAACGTCGCCCGCGGCGAGGCGACGTTCTACTGGCCCGTTTTCCCGATCGGTATCTGGGGCGTGGTGCTCCTCGCCAACCGCCTGACCGGGCGGCGTGACTAG
- the infA gene encoding translation initiation factor IF-1 has translation MPKKDGAIEIEGRVVEALPNAMFRVELQNGHLVLAHISGKMRQHYIRILPEDRVVVELSPYDLSRGRIVYRYK, from the coding sequence ATGCCCAAGAAAGACGGGGCCATCGAAATCGAAGGCCGAGTCGTCGAAGCGCTGCCGAACGCGATGTTTCGCGTGGAGCTGCAGAACGGCCACCTCGTCCTTGCCCACATCTCCGGCAAGATGCGGCAGCACTACATCCGCATCCTGCCCGAAGACCGGGTGGTGGTAGAGCTCTCGCCCTACGACCTGTCCCGCGGGCGCATCGTCTACCGCTACAAGTAA
- the rpmJ gene encoding 50S ribosomal protein L36 — protein sequence MKVNPSVKPICDKCKVIRRHGRVMVICENLRHKQRQG from the coding sequence GTGAAGGTCAACCCGAGCGTCAAGCCGATCTGTGACAAGTGCAAGGTGATTCGCCGGCACGGGCGGGTCATGGTGATCTGCGAAAACCTGCGCCACAAGCAGCGGCAGGGCTGA
- the rpsM gene encoding 30S ribosomal protein S13: MARLVGVDLPREKRLEIALTYIFGIGRTRSLETIAATGLNPDTRVRDLTDEDLVRLRDFIESQYRVEGDLRREVAADIRRKIEIGCYQGIRHRRGLPVRGQRTHTNARTRKGPRKTVAGKKKPGKK; the protein is encoded by the coding sequence ATGGCACGTCTCGTCGGCGTCGACCTCCCCCGCGAAAAGCGGCTGGAAATCGCGCTCACGTACATCTTCGGTATCGGCCGGACCCGTTCTCTGGAGACGATCGCGGCGACCGGGCTCAACCCGGACACCCGCGTTCGTGACCTCACGGACGAAGACCTGGTTCGACTCCGTGACTTCATCGAGTCCCAGTACAGGGTCGAGGGCGACCTGCGCCGCGAGGTCGCCGCCGATATCCGGCGCAAGATCGAGATCGGTTGCTACCAGGGCATCCGGCACCGCCGCGGCCTTCCTGTGCGCGGTCAGCGCACGCACACCAACGCGCGTACCCGTAAGGGCCCGCGCAAGACCGTGGCCGGCAAGAAGAAGCCGGGCAAGAAGTAG
- the rpsK gene encoding 30S ribosomal protein S11, producing the protein MPPKSRGAGVKKVRRKEKKNVAHGHAHIKSTFNNTIVSITDPQGNVISWASAGHVGFKGSRKSTPFAAQMAAENAARKAQEHGMRKVDVFVKGPGSGRETAIRSLQATGLEVGSISDVTPMPHNGCRPPKRRRV; encoded by the coding sequence ATGCCACCGAAGAGCCGTGGCGCCGGGGTCAAGAAGGTCCGGCGCAAGGAAAAGAAGAATGTCGCGCACGGCCACGCGCACATCAAGAGCACGTTCAACAACACGATCGTGTCGATCACGGACCCCCAGGGCAACGTGATCAGCTGGGCTTCCGCCGGCCACGTGGGCTTCAAGGGCTCCCGTAAGTCGACGCCGTTCGCTGCCCAGATGGCTGCCGAGAATGCTGCCCGCAAGGCGCAGGAGCACGGCATGCGCAAGGTCGACGTCTTCGTGAAGGGCCCGGGCTCCGGTCGCGAGACCGCCATCCGGTCGCTGCAGGCCACGGGTCTCGAGGTGGGGTCGATCTCCGACGTCACCCCGATGCCGCACAACGGCTGCCGCCCGCCCAAGCGCCGCCGCGTCTGA
- the rpsD gene encoding 30S ribosomal protein S4, with protein sequence MARYTGADCRRCRREKMKLFLKGSKCESPKCPIEVRPYPPGQHGRGRTKDSEYLLQLREKQKAKRIYGVLEKQFGGYYVEANRKQGKTGDILLQILESRVDNVVYRAGFAKSRDMARQVVRHGHVLVNGVKVDIPSYRVSENDIVEIREKSRELTPFVVARAEAGSRGIPAWLEVLSSQMRILVHALPARQVIDTPVQEQLIVELYSK encoded by the coding sequence ATGGCCCGTTACACCGGTGCTGACTGCCGCCGTTGCCGGCGCGAGAAGATGAAGCTGTTCCTCAAGGGCAGCAAGTGTGAGTCGCCGAAGTGCCCGATCGAGGTTCGTCCCTACCCGCCCGGCCAGCACGGCCGCGGTCGGACCAAGGACAGCGAGTACCTGCTCCAGCTGCGTGAGAAGCAGAAGGCCAAGCGCATCTACGGCGTTCTGGAGAAGCAGTTCGGCGGCTACTACGTCGAGGCGAACCGCAAGCAGGGCAAGACCGGCGACATCCTGCTCCAGATCCTGGAGTCCCGCGTGGACAACGTCGTTTACCGGGCTGGCTTCGCCAAGTCCCGTGACATGGCGCGCCAGGTCGTCCGCCACGGCCACGTGCTGGTCAACGGCGTCAAGGTCGACATCCCGTCCTACCGCGTCAGCGAGAACGACATCGTCGAGATCCGGGAGAAGTCCCGCGAGCTCACGCCGTTCGTCGTCGCGCGCGCCGAGGCCGGCTCTCGCGGGATCCCCGCCTGGCTCGAGGTTCTCTCCAGCCAGATGCGGATCCTGGTCCACGCTCTCCCGGCCCGGCAGGTCATCGACACGCCGGTCCAGGAACAGCTGATCGTCGAGCTCTACTCGAAGTGA
- a CDS encoding DNA-directed RNA polymerase subunit alpha, protein MLITQRPALTEEQVNEHRSRFVIEPLEPGFGYTLGNSLRRTLLSSIPGAAVTSIKIDGVLHEFTTVPGVKEDVTELILNIKQLVISSENDEPVTMYLRKQGPGTVTAADIAPPAGVTVHNTDLHIATINAKGRLEMELTVERGRGYVSAVQNKQPGQEIGRIPVDSIYSPVLKVKYAVEATRVEQRTDFDKLIIDVETKNSITPRTAIASAGSTLVELFGLCRELDETAEGIDIGPSPQDAALAADLALPIEELDLTVRSYNCLKREGIHSVGELISRSEADLLDIRNFGAKSIDEVKMKLATMGLALKDSPPGFDPANVVDTFSDADYDGADYAETEQL, encoded by the coding sequence GTGCTCATCACCCAGCGCCCTGCGCTGACCGAAGAGCAGGTCAACGAGCACCGTTCCCGGTTCGTCATCGAGCCGCTGGAGCCCGGATTCGGCTACACGCTGGGCAACTCGCTCCGGCGCACGCTGCTGTCCTCGATCCCCGGTGCTGCGGTTACCAGCATCAAGATCGACGGCGTCCTGCACGAGTTCACCACCGTTCCGGGGGTGAAGGAGGACGTCACCGAGCTGATCCTGAACATCAAGCAGCTCGTGATCAGCTCCGAGAACGACGAGCCGGTCACGATGTACCTGCGCAAGCAGGGCCCCGGCACGGTCACCGCGGCGGACATCGCGCCGCCGGCCGGCGTCACCGTGCACAACACGGATCTGCACATCGCCACGATCAACGCGAAGGGTCGGCTCGAGATGGAGCTGACTGTCGAGCGTGGCCGTGGCTACGTCTCGGCCGTCCAGAACAAGCAGCCCGGGCAGGAGATCGGCCGGATTCCGGTCGACTCGATCTACTCCCCGGTGCTGAAGGTCAAGTACGCGGTCGAGGCGACTCGTGTCGAGCAGCGCACCGACTTCGACAAGTTGATCATCGACGTCGAGACGAAGAACTCGATCACGCCGCGGACGGCGATCGCGTCGGCCGGTTCGACCCTGGTCGAGCTGTTCGGGCTCTGCCGCGAGCTGGACGAGACCGCCGAGGGCATCGACATCGGCCCGTCGCCGCAGGACGCCGCGCTCGCGGCCGACCTGGCGCTGCCGATCGAGGAGCTCGACCTGACGGTCCGTTCCTACAACTGCCTCAAGCGCGAGGGCATCCACTCCGTGGGTGAGCTCATCTCGCGCAGCGAGGCCGACCTCCTCGACATCCGCAACTTCGGCGCGAAGTCGATCGACGAGGTCAAGATGAAGCTGGCCACGATGGGGCTCGCACTCAAGGACTCCCCGCCCGGGTTCGACCCGGCGAACGTCGTGGACACCTTCTCCGACGCCGACTACGACGGCGCCGACTACGCCGAGACCGAGCAGCTGTAA
- the rplQ gene encoding 50S ribosomal protein L17 codes for MPTPTKGPRLGGSPAHEKHLLSNLARALFEHGRITTTEAKAKRLRPYAERLITFAKRGDLHARRQVLSLLRDKDVVGHLFAEVGPRYVNRPGGYTRIVKVEPRKGDNAPMAIIELVEALTVAQQAVGEAERARGTKFAKDDKAAALSGDTDETPATTAEDEDQDAGPASTPKAEADAPAEGTAEDIDQDSGPASTPASAEVDSAEDDQVKGDKA; via the coding sequence ATGCCCACGCCCACCAAGGGTCCCCGCCTCGGCGGTAGCCCGGCGCACGAGAAGCACCTGCTGTCGAACCTGGCACGGGCGCTGTTCGAGCACGGCCGGATCACCACCACCGAAGCCAAGGCAAAGCGGCTGCGCCCGTACGCCGAGCGGCTGATCACCTTCGCCAAGCGCGGAGACCTGCACGCCCGTCGCCAGGTGCTCAGCCTGCTGCGGGACAAGGACGTGGTCGGTCACCTGTTCGCCGAGGTCGGTCCGCGGTACGTCAACCGCCCCGGCGGTTACACGCGGATCGTCAAGGTCGAGCCCCGTAAGGGTGACAACGCTCCGATGGCGATCATCGAGCTGGTCGAAGCGCTGACCGTGGCGCAGCAGGCCGTCGGTGAGGCCGAGCGCGCCCGCGGCACCAAGTTCGCCAAGGACGACAAGGCCGCCGCACTCTCGGGTGACACCGACGAGACCCCGGCCACGACGGCCGAGGACGAGGACCAGGACGCCGGTCCGGCCTCGACCCCGAAGGCCGAGGCCGACGCGCCGGCCGAGGGCACCGCGGAGGACATCGACCAGGACTCCGGTCCGGCGTCGACCCCCGCGTCGGCCGAGGTCGACAGCGCCGAGGACGACCAGGTCAAGGGCGACAAGGCCTGA
- the truA gene encoding tRNA pseudouridine(38-40) synthase TruA, giving the protein MTVRVRLDVSYDGTEFAGWAIQRGQRTVQGVLTEALARVTRADVALTVAGRTDAGVHASGQVAHLDLPVETWETLGGSLVRRLSGVLPGDVRLRAVTPVHPSFDARFAALRRRYVYRVTDAPWGAEPLRRRDTLAWPRPLDVDALRDAAGQLLGEHDFAAFCRRREGATTIRALEEFRWDVTAEGPGRVLEAHLAADAFCHSMVRSLMGALLAVGEGRHPTSWPAALLSRTDRAGNVAVAPPHGLTLVAVEYPPDDELAARVTLTRRVRTASGT; this is encoded by the coding sequence GTGACCGTCCGGGTACGGCTGGACGTCAGTTACGACGGCACCGAGTTCGCCGGGTGGGCCATCCAGCGCGGTCAGCGCACGGTGCAGGGAGTGCTCACCGAGGCGCTCGCCCGAGTGACCCGGGCCGATGTGGCGCTCACCGTGGCCGGGCGGACCGATGCGGGAGTGCACGCCTCCGGTCAGGTGGCCCACCTCGACCTGCCGGTCGAGACCTGGGAGACGCTCGGGGGTTCTCTGGTCCGTCGGCTTTCCGGGGTTCTTCCGGGCGACGTCCGGCTGCGGGCGGTCACCCCTGTGCACCCGTCCTTCGACGCGCGGTTCGCCGCGTTGCGTCGCCGGTACGTGTACCGGGTGACCGATGCGCCGTGGGGCGCCGAGCCGCTGCGTCGACGGGACACGCTCGCGTGGCCGCGCCCGCTCGACGTCGACGCGCTGCGGGACGCGGCTGGTCAGCTGCTGGGGGAGCACGATTTCGCCGCGTTCTGCCGCCGCCGCGAGGGGGCGACGACGATCCGCGCGCTGGAGGAGTTCCGCTGGGACGTCACCGCCGAGGGCCCCGGCCGAGTCCTGGAGGCCCATCTGGCGGCGGACGCGTTCTGCCACTCGATGGTGCGCAGCCTGATGGGGGCGTTGTTGGCGGTCGGCGAGGGACGCCACCCGACGTCGTGGCCGGCTGCGTTGCTCAGCCGTACCGATCGAGCGGGCAACGTCGCGGTCGCGCCGCCGCACGGCCTCACGCTGGTAGCGGTCGAGTACCCCCCGGACGACGAGCTGGCCGCCCGCGTCACCCTGACCCGCCGCGTCCGCACCGCCTCCGGGACCTGA